One genomic region from Streptomyces venezuelae encodes:
- a CDS encoding type III pantothenate kinase, translated as MLLTIDVGNTQTVLGLFDGEEVVEHWRISTDPRRTADEWAVLLQGLMGMHPLLGVELSDGIEGIAICATVPSVLHELREVTRRYYGDVPAVLVEPGVKTGVPVITDNPKEVGADRVINAAAAVELYGGPAIVVDFGTATTYDAVTARGEYAGGAIAPGIEISVEALGVKGAMLRKIELARPRNVIGKNTVEAMQSGIIYGYAGQVDGVVARMKRELVGPNGDPSDVTVIATGGLAPMVLGESTEIDEHEPWLTLIGLRLVYERNVSRM; from the coding sequence ATGCTGCTCACCATCGACGTCGGCAACACCCAGACCGTCCTCGGCCTCTTCGACGGCGAGGAGGTCGTGGAGCACTGGCGCATCTCCACGGACCCGCGCAGGACCGCCGACGAGTGGGCGGTCCTGCTCCAGGGCCTCATGGGCATGCACCCGCTGCTCGGCGTCGAGCTGAGCGACGGCATCGAGGGGATCGCCATCTGCGCGACGGTCCCCTCGGTGCTGCACGAGCTGCGCGAGGTGACCCGCCGGTACTACGGGGACGTGCCGGCGGTCCTGGTGGAGCCGGGCGTCAAGACGGGCGTCCCGGTCATCACCGACAACCCCAAGGAGGTCGGCGCGGACCGCGTCATCAACGCGGCCGCGGCGGTCGAGCTGTACGGCGGTCCGGCGATCGTCGTCGACTTCGGTACGGCGACGACGTACGACGCGGTCACCGCGCGCGGCGAGTACGCGGGCGGGGCCATCGCGCCGGGCATCGAGATCTCGGTCGAGGCGCTGGGCGTGAAGGGCGCCATGCTCCGCAAGATCGAGCTGGCCCGCCCGCGGAACGTGATCGGCAAGAACACGGTCGAGGCGATGCAGTCGGGCATCATCTACGGCTACGCGGGCCAGGTCGACGGCGTCGTCGCCCGCATGAAGCGCGAGCTCGTCGGCCCGAACGGCGACCCCTCCGACGTCACCGTCATCGCCACGGGCGGTCTCGCCCCGATGGTCCTCGGCGAGTCGACGGAGATCGACGAGCACGAGCCCTGGCTGACCCTGATCGGCCTGCGGCTGGTGTACGAGCGGAACGTCTCGCGCATGTGA
- the nadC gene encoding carboxylating nicotinate-nucleotide diphosphorylase, with protein sequence MTTPSTPEESRPEPVDVPLIQISAAPTADAEAGGCGDGCGCGGAEEFECGLDPALAELLAAAGLDPVQVEDIAHLAIAEDLDGGVDVTTVATVPEDAVATADFTAREAGVVAGLRVAEAVLSIVCADEFEVERHVEDGERVEAGQTLLSVTARTRDLLTGERSALNILCRLSGIATATRAWADALEGTKAKVRDTRKTTPGLRALEKYAVRCGGGVNHRMSLSDAALVKDNHVVAAGGVAQAFKAVRELFPEVPIEVEVDTMHQVREVLDAGADLILLDNFTPLETEEAVAIVAGRAVLESSGRLTLETAAAYAATGVDYLAVGGLTHSSPILDIGLDLREAAV encoded by the coding sequence GTGACCACGCCGAGCACGCCCGAGGAGAGCCGTCCCGAGCCCGTGGACGTCCCTCTGATCCAGATCAGCGCCGCCCCCACCGCGGACGCCGAGGCCGGCGGCTGTGGCGACGGCTGCGGCTGCGGCGGTGCGGAGGAGTTCGAGTGCGGGCTCGACCCCGCGCTCGCCGAACTGCTCGCGGCCGCCGGCCTCGACCCCGTACAGGTCGAGGACATCGCCCACCTCGCGATCGCCGAGGACCTCGACGGCGGCGTGGACGTCACGACCGTGGCGACCGTCCCCGAGGACGCCGTCGCCACCGCCGACTTCACCGCCCGCGAAGCCGGTGTCGTCGCCGGTCTGCGGGTCGCCGAGGCCGTCCTGTCGATCGTGTGCGCGGACGAGTTCGAGGTCGAGCGGCACGTCGAGGACGGCGAGCGCGTCGAGGCCGGTCAGACGCTCCTCAGCGTCACCGCCCGCACCCGCGACCTGCTCACCGGCGAGCGCAGCGCGCTCAACATCCTCTGCCGCCTCTCCGGCATCGCCACGGCCACGCGCGCGTGGGCGGACGCCCTGGAGGGCACGAAGGCCAAGGTCCGCGACACCCGCAAGACGACCCCGGGCCTGCGCGCCCTGGAGAAGTACGCGGTGCGCTGCGGCGGCGGCGTCAACCACCGCATGTCGCTCTCCGACGCGGCCCTCGTGAAGGACAACCACGTGGTCGCGGCCGGTGGCGTGGCGCAGGCCTTCAAGGCCGTCCGGGAGCTGTTCCCCGAGGTGCCGATCGAGGTCGAGGTCGACACGATGCACCAGGTCCGCGAGGTCCTGGACGCGGGCGCCGACCTGATCCTGCTCGACAACTTCACCCCGCTGGAGACCGAGGAGGCCGTCGCGATCGTCGCGGGCCGCGCCGTCCTGGAGTCCTCGGGCCGGCTGACGCTGGAGACCGCGGCGGCGTACGCGGCGACCGGCGTCGACTACCTGGCGGTCGGCGGCCTCACCCACTCCTCCCCGATCCTCGACATCGGCCTCGACCTGCGCGAGGCGGCCGTCTGA
- a CDS encoding TetR/AcrR family transcriptional regulator, whose amino-acid sequence MARGNTRQRIQDVALELFAAQGYEKTSLREIAEHLDVTKAALYYHFKTKEDIIIGIFQDLTRPVDELIDWAREQPRTLEVREEILRRYQASLLGAYPLFRFMQENQAAVRELSIGLTFKERMLELSGLIQEEDFAVIDRVRCVSAIFTLHAGMFFMDNVEGDPEEKHEAVLEVALDMLTQAHRAS is encoded by the coding sequence ATGGCCCGAGGCAACACCCGCCAGCGCATCCAGGACGTGGCCCTGGAACTCTTCGCCGCGCAGGGGTACGAGAAGACCTCGCTGCGTGAGATCGCCGAGCACCTCGACGTCACCAAGGCCGCGCTGTACTACCACTTCAAGACCAAGGAAGACATCATCATCGGCATCTTCCAGGACCTCACGCGGCCCGTGGACGAGCTGATCGACTGGGCGCGGGAGCAGCCGCGGACTCTGGAGGTGCGCGAGGAGATCCTGCGCCGCTACCAGGCGTCGCTGCTCGGCGCCTACCCGCTGTTCCGCTTCATGCAGGAGAACCAGGCGGCCGTCCGCGAGCTGAGCATCGGGCTGACCTTCAAGGAGCGGATGCTCGAACTGAGCGGGCTGATCCAGGAGGAGGACTTCGCCGTCATCGACCGGGTGCGCTGCGTGAGCGCGATCTTCACCCTGCACGCGGGGATGTTCTTCATGGACAACGTCGAGGGCGACCCCGAGGAGAAGCACGAAGCCGTCCTCGAGGTCGCCCTCGACATGCTCACCCAGGCCCATCGGGCCTCGTGA
- a CDS encoding ATP-dependent Clp protease ATP-binding subunit, with protein MFERFTDRARRVVVLAQEEARMLNHNYIGTEHILLGLIHEGEGVAAKALESLGISLEAVRQQVEEIIGQGQQAPSGHIPFTPRAKKVLELSLREALQLGHNYIGTEHILLGLIREGEGVAAQVLVKLGADLNRVRQQVIQLLSGYQGKEAATAGGPAEGTPSTSLVLDQFGRNLTQAARESKLDPVIGREKEIERVMQVLSRRTKNNPVLIGEPGVGKTAVVEGLAQAIVKGEVPETLKDKHLYTLDLGALVAGSRYRGDFEERLKKVLKEIRTRGDIILFIDELHTLVGAGAAEGAIDAASILKPMLARGELQTIGATTLDEYRKYLEKDAALERRFQPIQVAEPSLPHTIEILKGLRDRYEAHHRVSITDEALVQAATLADRYISDRFLPDKAIDLIDEAGSRMRIRRMTAPPDLREFDEKIAGVRRDKESAIDSQDFEKAASLRDKEKQLLAAKAKREKEWKAGDMDVVAEVDGELIAEVLATATGIPVFKLTEEESSRLLRMEDELHKRVIGQKDAVIGLSRAIRRTRAGLKDPKRPGGSFIFAGPSGVGKTELSKALAEFLFGDEDAMISLDMSEFSEKHTVSRLFGSPPGYVGYEEGGQLTEKVRRKPFSVVLFDEVEKAHPDIFNSLLQILEDGRLTDSQGRVVDFKNTVIIMTTNLGTRDISKGFNLGFAAQGDTKSNYERMKAKVSDELKQHFRPEFLNRVDDIIVFPQLTQDDILQIVDLMISRVDERLKDRDMGIELSQSAKELLSKKGYDPVMGARPLRRTIQREIEDTLSEKILFGELRPGHIVVVDTEGEGDERTFTFRGEEKSALPDAPPIEATGGTGPNLSKDA; from the coding sequence ATGTTCGAGAGGTTCACCGACCGCGCGCGGCGGGTTGTCGTCCTGGCTCAGGAAGAAGCCCGGATGCTCAACCACAACTACATCGGCACCGAGCACATCCTTCTGGGCCTTATCCACGAGGGTGAGGGTGTCGCCGCTAAGGCCCTGGAGAGCCTCGGGATTTCGCTCGAGGCGGTCCGCCAGCAGGTGGAGGAGATCATCGGGCAGGGGCAGCAGGCCCCGTCCGGGCACATCCCCTTCACTCCTCGTGCCAAGAAGGTCCTGGAGCTCTCGCTCCGCGAGGCCCTCCAGCTCGGCCACAACTACATCGGCACCGAGCACATCCTGCTCGGCCTGATCCGCGAGGGCGAGGGCGTCGCCGCCCAGGTCCTCGTGAAGCTGGGCGCCGACCTCAACCGGGTGCGGCAGCAGGTCATCCAGCTGCTCTCCGGCTACCAGGGCAAGGAAGCCGCCACGGCCGGCGGCCCTGCCGAGGGCACCCCCTCGACGTCCCTGGTCCTCGACCAGTTCGGCCGGAACCTCACCCAGGCGGCCCGCGAATCCAAGCTCGACCCGGTCATCGGGCGCGAGAAGGAGATCGAGCGGGTCATGCAGGTGCTGTCCCGCCGCACGAAGAACAACCCGGTCCTCATCGGCGAGCCCGGCGTCGGCAAGACCGCCGTCGTCGAGGGCCTGGCGCAGGCCATCGTCAAGGGCGAGGTGCCCGAGACCCTCAAGGACAAGCACCTCTACACCCTGGACCTCGGCGCGCTGGTCGCCGGCTCCCGCTACCGCGGTGACTTCGAGGAGCGCCTGAAGAAGGTCCTCAAGGAGATCCGCACCCGCGGCGACATCATCCTGTTCATCGACGAGCTCCACACCCTCGTGGGTGCGGGTGCCGCCGAGGGCGCGATCGACGCCGCCAGCATCCTCAAGCCGATGCTGGCCCGCGGCGAGCTCCAGACCATCGGTGCGACGACGCTGGACGAGTACCGCAAGTACCTGGAGAAGGACGCGGCCCTCGAGCGACGCTTCCAGCCCATCCAGGTCGCGGAGCCGTCGCTGCCGCACACCATCGAGATCCTCAAGGGTCTGCGCGACCGGTACGAGGCCCACCACCGGGTCTCCATCACCGACGAGGCCCTCGTCCAGGCCGCGACCCTGGCCGACCGGTACATCTCGGACCGCTTCCTCCCGGACAAGGCGATCGACCTGATCGACGAGGCCGGCTCCCGGATGCGCATCCGCCGGATGACCGCGCCGCCGGACCTCCGCGAGTTCGACGAGAAGATCGCCGGCGTCCGCCGGGACAAGGAGTCCGCGATCGACTCGCAGGACTTCGAGAAGGCCGCCTCTCTCCGCGACAAGGAGAAGCAGCTCCTCGCCGCGAAGGCCAAGCGCGAGAAGGAGTGGAAGGCCGGCGACATGGACGTCGTCGCCGAGGTCGACGGCGAGCTCATCGCCGAGGTCCTCGCGACCGCCACCGGCATCCCGGTCTTCAAGCTGACCGAGGAGGAGTCCTCGCGTCTGCTCCGCATGGAGGACGAGCTCCACAAGCGCGTCATCGGCCAGAAGGACGCCGTCATCGGCCTCTCGCGGGCGATCCGTCGTACGCGAGCCGGCCTGAAGGACCCGAAGCGCCCCGGTGGCTCGTTCATCTTCGCCGGTCCGTCCGGTGTCGGTAAGACCGAGCTTTCGAAGGCTCTCGCCGAATTCCTCTTCGGCGACGAGGACGCGATGATCTCCCTCGACATGTCGGAGTTCAGCGAGAAGCACACGGTTTCCCGTCTCTTCGGTTCGCCGCCCGGATACGTCGGCTACGAAGAGGGCGGCCAGCTCACCGAGAAGGTGCGCCGCAAGCCGTTCTCCGTCGTCCTCTTCGACGAGGTCGAGAAGGCCCACCCCGATATCTTCAATTCCCTTCTCCAGATCCTGGAGGACGGTCGCCTGACCGACTCCCAGGGCCGGGTCGTGGACTTCAAGAACACGGTCATCATCATGACCACCAACCTCGGGACCAGGGACATCTCGAAGGGCTTCAACCTCGGCTTCGCAGCCCAGGGCGACACGAAGTCCAACTACGAGCGGATGAAGGCGAAGGTCAGCGACGAGCTGAAGCAGCACTTCCGCCCCGAGTTCCTCAACCGTGTGGACGACATCATCGTCTTCCCGCAGCTGACGCAGGACGACATCCTGCAGATCGTCGACCTGATGATCAGCCGGGTGGACGAGCGCCTGAAGGACCGGGACATGGGCATCGAGCTCTCCCAGTCCGCGAAGGAGCTCCTCTCCAAGAAGGGCTACGACCCCGTGATGGGCGCCCGGCCGCTGCGCCGGACGATCCAGCGCGAGATCGAGGACACGCTGTCGGAGAAGATCCTCTTCGGCGAGCTGCGCCCCGGTCACATCGTGGTCGTGGACACGGAGGGCGAGGGCGACGAGCGCACCTTCACCTTCCGCGGCGAGGAGAAGTCGGCCCTGCCGGACGCCCCGCCGATCGAGGCCACGGGCGGCACCGGCCCGAACCTCTCGAAGGACGCGTAA
- a CDS encoding NACHT domain-containing protein, giving the protein MEPALIGTRLASAAIRPILKKLLVSDGPGAGLTGNAPKVRLSGLVSFRGEKRTLTEKDVRKLATTLVERSRGEHGETPFPADETEAVAHTLGTTLLALGDLDMDDVHAVRLGHRELARRLRAAAPAPDGLAADSVLYLESMTEWACLHILEFFTQRSTFIARSMVEQTRGQTELIAKIDELVRRTPRADGRDAEFERRYLAHLAKRHGRLTIYGIDLHDSPDRWPLDLAYLSLEATGESPFALIDEAGDLVPQQWEQAVRADLALARHDKVLLRGLAGSGKTTLVQWLTVSTASEGRAEGMAYLRDRIPFVLPLRALTRHGERLPAPDRFLPAAGCPLTPPEGWVDRVLASGRGVVLVDGIDEIPEAERGRARDWLRGLLDTYEGNRWLVTSRPTAVRDDWLAPEGFTELTLSPMTGAEVTTFVRRWHRAAGPEAEPYEQPLLDALRTAEHVAQLATNPLMCGLICALHRDRRGFLPRGRKALYEAALSMLLSRRDRERDMGAPSGLVLDEAPQIQLIQRLAYWLTLNGRTTLDRAHAESIVAEAVPAVQEASAHAPDAVFTHLLHRSGLLREPTADTVEFVHRTFQDYLAAKALVDRWDIGVLVQHAADDQWEDVLRMAVGHARPRECAEILRELLAAADTAEDRRVRLRLVILAATAMDHATEVPPEIREQVLARAADVIPPRTSDEARELGKAGRLVLDLLPGPEGLSEVEARLVVTAGTHVEADAAIPYLARFAGHPSLEVRSQLIWGWGRFEAAPYAEAIVARLDPDELRYSVVDDERARELLRLRVLPEALDVHGTVSDAQLATLLTHCDPRALELRRDDVRPDLTAVAALTRLEFLNLHLHDGADWRVADLPEYGALRHLSFNTWPADGLASLSRFPRLAQLALLGTNLTERRWHQVAELKGPLTVVVRAADLLACPDGMRLPGIEGLVVQAHMVKRPSLSRLARFFPALRSLVLYSSAQEPLDVSRLAAFPHLTRFTAPGLALTGTEHLSPTIQIGT; this is encoded by the coding sequence ATGGAACCGGCACTCATCGGCACCCGGCTCGCCTCGGCGGCGATCAGGCCAATCCTGAAGAAACTGCTGGTCAGCGACGGTCCGGGCGCCGGACTCACGGGGAACGCGCCCAAGGTGCGGCTCTCCGGCCTCGTCTCCTTCCGCGGCGAGAAGCGCACGCTGACCGAGAAGGACGTCCGCAAGCTCGCGACGACCCTGGTCGAGCGGTCCCGGGGCGAGCACGGGGAGACCCCGTTCCCCGCGGACGAGACGGAGGCCGTGGCCCACACCCTGGGGACGACCCTCCTCGCCCTCGGCGACCTCGACATGGACGACGTCCACGCCGTCCGCCTCGGCCACCGGGAGCTCGCGAGGCGGCTGCGGGCGGCGGCCCCGGCCCCGGACGGCCTCGCCGCGGACTCGGTCCTCTACCTGGAGTCGATGACCGAGTGGGCCTGCCTCCACATCCTGGAGTTCTTCACCCAGAGGTCCACGTTCATCGCCCGCAGCATGGTGGAGCAGACGCGGGGGCAGACGGAGCTGATCGCGAAGATCGACGAGCTCGTCCGCCGGACACCGCGGGCGGACGGCCGCGACGCGGAGTTCGAGCGCCGGTACCTCGCCCACCTGGCGAAGAGGCACGGCCGCCTCACCATCTACGGCATCGACCTCCACGACTCCCCGGACCGGTGGCCGCTGGACCTCGCCTACCTGTCCCTCGAAGCGACGGGCGAATCCCCCTTCGCGCTGATCGACGAGGCCGGAGACCTCGTCCCTCAGCAGTGGGAACAGGCCGTCCGCGCCGACCTCGCCCTCGCCCGGCACGACAAGGTCCTCCTGCGAGGCCTCGCCGGCTCCGGCAAGACGACCCTCGTCCAGTGGCTGACGGTCTCGACGGCGAGCGAGGGGCGGGCGGAGGGCATGGCCTACCTCCGGGACCGCATCCCGTTCGTCCTCCCCCTGCGCGCCCTCACCCGCCACGGCGAACGTCTCCCCGCCCCCGACCGTTTCCTCCCGGCCGCCGGCTGCCCGCTCACCCCGCCGGAAGGCTGGGTCGACCGCGTACTGGCCTCCGGCCGGGGAGTCGTCCTCGTCGACGGCATCGACGAGATCCCCGAGGCCGAACGCGGCCGGGCCCGCGACTGGCTCCGCGGCCTCCTCGACACGTACGAGGGAAACCGCTGGCTCGTGACCTCGCGCCCCACGGCCGTACGGGACGACTGGCTGGCTCCCGAGGGCTTCACCGAGCTGACGCTCTCCCCCATGACCGGCGCGGAGGTCACCACCTTCGTACGCCGCTGGCACCGGGCCGCCGGGCCGGAGGCGGAGCCGTACGAGCAGCCGCTCCTCGACGCCCTCCGCACCGCCGAACACGTCGCCCAGCTCGCCACGAACCCCCTGATGTGCGGTCTGATCTGCGCACTCCATCGCGATCGGCGCGGCTTCCTGCCCCGGGGACGCAAGGCGCTCTACGAGGCCGCCCTGTCGATGCTCCTCTCCCGCCGCGACCGCGAGCGGGACATGGGCGCCCCGTCCGGGCTCGTGCTCGACGAGGCCCCGCAGATCCAGCTGATCCAGCGCCTCGCGTACTGGCTGACGCTCAACGGCCGGACGACGCTCGACCGCGCCCACGCGGAGTCGATCGTCGCGGAGGCCGTCCCGGCGGTGCAGGAGGCCTCGGCCCACGCCCCGGACGCGGTCTTCACGCACCTCCTCCACCGCAGCGGCCTCCTGCGCGAGCCGACGGCCGACACGGTCGAGTTCGTCCACCGCACCTTCCAGGACTACCTGGCGGCGAAGGCCCTCGTGGACCGCTGGGACATCGGCGTCCTCGTCCAGCACGCGGCGGACGACCAATGGGAGGACGTCCTCCGCATGGCCGTGGGCCACGCCCGCCCGCGCGAGTGCGCGGAGATCCTCCGCGAGCTGCTCGCAGCGGCGGACACGGCCGAGGACCGCCGGGTCCGACTGCGGCTGGTAATCCTGGCGGCGACGGCCATGGACCACGCGACGGAGGTGCCGCCGGAGATACGGGAACAGGTGCTGGCCCGCGCGGCAGACGTCATCCCGCCCCGCACGTCGGACGAGGCCCGCGAGCTGGGCAAGGCGGGCAGACTGGTCCTCGATCTGCTGCCCGGCCCTGAAGGGCTGAGCGAGGTGGAGGCCAGGTTGGTGGTCACCGCCGGCACCCATGTCGAGGCCGACGCGGCGATCCCGTACCTGGCCCGCTTCGCCGGCCATCCGTCGCTGGAAGTCCGGTCCCAGCTGATCTGGGGGTGGGGGCGCTTCGAGGCCGCGCCCTACGCGGAGGCGATCGTGGCCCGCCTCGACCCCGACGAGCTTCGGTACTCCGTCGTCGACGACGAGCGCGCCCGCGAGCTCCTCCGCCTCCGTGTCCTGCCCGAGGCGCTCGACGTCCACGGCACAGTGTCGGACGCGCAGCTGGCCACCCTGCTCACGCACTGCGACCCTCGTGCGCTGGAACTGCGGCGGGACGACGTCCGGCCGGACCTCACAGCAGTCGCCGCACTCACTAGGCTCGAATTCCTCAATCTGCACCTTCACGACGGGGCGGACTGGCGGGTAGCCGACCTCCCCGAATACGGAGCGCTGCGCCACCTGTCCTTCAACACCTGGCCCGCCGACGGGCTGGCCTCCCTCAGCCGCTTCCCCCGGCTCGCACAGCTCGCTCTGCTGGGCACGAACCTGACCGAGCGGCGCTGGCACCAGGTGGCCGAGCTGAAGGGCCCGCTCACCGTCGTAGTGCGCGCCGCCGATCTTCTCGCCTGCCCCGACGGCATGAGGCTCCCGGGCATCGAGGGCCTCGTCGTCCAGGCCCACATGGTCAAGCGGCCCTCCCTGAGTCGCCTCGCGCGGTTCTTCCCGGCCCTGCGGAGCCTTGTCCTGTACTCCAGCGCGCAGGAGCCCCTGGACGTCTCCCGCCTCGCAGCCTTCCCCCACCTCACCAGGTTCACGGCACCCGGGCTCGCCCTCACCGGCACCGAGCACCTCTCCCCGACCATCCAGATCGGCACCTGA
- a CDS encoding SCO3374 family protein: MAFIVPSPRSPLDSDGDSDGDGDGGLARWYEHELGWAAVPGPPVQLVTGLRFDVLELPATAGRGVLRRMGAGTGPVALMGRRMRLLVAAGSAEELPGLLDWLEWGGISLDLAILGTDGRMTAPLPPGRGGSGAPGAAVWLRAPVPGREVESSLPALRSAPWGGADGPCLVRLVAAAAAECHRVRLLSARTGGPAPQQLSPQRFASS, encoded by the coding sequence ATGGCCTTCATCGTCCCGTCTCCCCGCTCTCCGCTCGACAGCGACGGCGACAGCGATGGCGACGGCGACGGCGGTCTGGCGCGGTGGTACGAGCACGAGCTCGGCTGGGCCGCGGTGCCGGGCCCCCCGGTGCAGCTGGTCACGGGGCTGCGCTTCGACGTCCTGGAGCTGCCCGCCACGGCCGGTCGAGGCGTCCTGCGCCGGATGGGCGCGGGGACGGGCCCGGTGGCCCTGATGGGACGCCGGATGCGACTGCTCGTGGCCGCGGGGAGCGCCGAGGAGCTCCCGGGGCTGCTCGACTGGCTCGAGTGGGGCGGGATCTCGCTGGACCTCGCGATCCTGGGCACCGACGGCCGGATGACCGCGCCCCTTCCCCCGGGGCGGGGCGGTTCCGGCGCGCCGGGTGCCGCGGTCTGGCTGCGGGCGCCCGTGCCGGGGCGCGAGGTGGAGTCCTCGCTGCCGGCCCTGCGATCCGCACCCTGGGGCGGTGCGGACGGCCCCTGCCTGGTGCGTCTCGTGGCCGCCGCCGCCGCGGAGTGCCACCGGGTGCGGCTGCTGAGCGCCCGGACCGGTGGCCCGGCGCCTCAGCAGCTGTCGCCTCAGCGGTTCGCGTCCTCGTAG
- a CDS encoding M23 family metallopeptidase, producing MSKRVMNPATRTAAVALAAAGLGASLVAGAGSAFAAEGKAVAPVAATASAAVAAQAETQAHVAAQVKAAAAKAAAQKVAAQKAATVKSVAVKAAPVAAKKAAPSWVKPVASYTLTASYNQGGAMWAHKHSGQDFAVPVGTPVKAAGAGTVVKAGPNGGGDGPAYGNAIVVKHANGKYSQYAHLSKIKVNVGQKVAAGQQIALSGNTGNSSGPHLHFEIRTTPNYGSSVNPAAFLRSHGVSI from the coding sequence ATGTCGAAGCGCGTCATGAACCCCGCCACCCGTACCGCCGCCGTCGCCCTCGCCGCCGCGGGTCTGGGAGCGTCGCTGGTGGCCGGAGCAGGGTCCGCCTTCGCCGCCGAGGGCAAGGCCGTCGCCCCGGTCGCCGCGACCGCGTCCGCCGCCGTGGCCGCCCAGGCCGAGACCCAGGCCCACGTCGCCGCCCAGGTGAAGGCCGCCGCCGCCAAGGCCGCGGCACAGAAGGTCGCGGCGCAGAAGGCCGCGACCGTGAAGTCCGTCGCCGTGAAGGCCGCCCCCGTGGCCGCCAAGAAGGCGGCCCCGTCCTGGGTCAAGCCGGTCGCCTCGTACACGCTGACCGCCAGCTACAACCAGGGCGGCGCCATGTGGGCCCACAAGCACTCCGGCCAGGACTTCGCCGTCCCGGTCGGCACCCCGGTCAAGGCCGCGGGTGCGGGCACCGTCGTGAAGGCCGGCCCGAACGGCGGCGGCGACGGCCCCGCGTACGGCAACGCGATCGTCGTCAAGCACGCCAACGGCAAGTACTCGCAGTACGCCCACCTGTCGAAGATCAAGGTCAACGTCGGCCAGAAGGTCGCCGCCGGTCAGCAGATCGCCCTCTCGGGCAACACCGGCAACTCCTCCGGCCCGCACCTGCACTTCGAGATCCGTACGACCCCGAACTACGGTTCCTCCGTGAACCCGGCCGCCTTCCTGCGGTCCCACGGCGTCTCCATCTGA
- a CDS encoding BlaI/MecI/CopY family transcriptional regulator — protein sequence MPRPLGELEDAVMTRVWQWNRPVTVREVLEDLQQERSIAYTTVMTVMDNLHQKGWVRREVDGRAYRYTAVSTRAAYSAALMNEAWAQSDNPAAALVAFFGMMSPDQREALNDAIRIVSPIPAPPEGAGGDKGADGSEARER from the coding sequence GTGCCCCGTCCATTGGGAGAGCTTGAGGACGCCGTCATGACGCGCGTCTGGCAATGGAACCGTCCGGTGACCGTCCGGGAAGTTCTGGAAGACCTCCAGCAGGAACGGTCCATCGCCTACACCACCGTCATGACCGTCATGGACAATCTCCATCAGAAGGGCTGGGTGCGCCGGGAAGTCGACGGCCGCGCCTATCGATATACGGCGGTCTCCACCCGGGCCGCTTACTCGGCCGCCCTGATGAACGAGGCCTGGGCGCAGAGCGACAACCCGGCCGCCGCCCTCGTCGCCTTCTTCGGCATGATGTCGCCGGACCAGCGCGAGGCGCTGAACGACGCCATCCGTATCGTCAGCCCGATCCCCGCCCCGCCCGAAGGGGCCGGCGGCGACAAGGGCGCCGACGGATCCGAGGCCCGGGAGCGATAG
- a CDS encoding amino-acid N-acetyltransferase yields MSPSASPAASAASAKAVTVRRARTSDVAAVRRLVDPFVQRGILLDKATVTLYEAIQEFWVAERDEDATVVGCGALHVMWEDLAEVRTLAVDPEFKGAGVGHQVLDKLLHTARWLGVRRVFCLTFEVDFFAKHGFVEIGETPVDGDVYSELLRSYDEGVAEFLGLERVKPNTLGNSRMLLHL; encoded by the coding sequence ATGTCGCCGTCTGCTTCTCCGGCCGCTTCCGCGGCCTCCGCCAAAGCCGTCACCGTACGCAGGGCCCGCACCAGTGATGTCGCCGCGGTCCGCCGTCTCGTCGATCCTTTCGTCCAGCGCGGCATCCTTCTCGACAAGGCGACCGTGACCCTTTACGAGGCCATCCAGGAGTTCTGGGTCGCGGAACGCGACGAGGACGCCACGGTCGTCGGTTGCGGTGCTCTGCACGTCATGTGGGAAGACCTCGCGGAAGTCCGCACTCTCGCCGTCGATCCCGAGTTCAAGGGCGCCGGCGTCGGACATCAGGTGCTGGACAAGTTGTTGCACACCGCCCGATGGCTCGGGGTGCGGCGGGTATTCTGCCTGACCTTCGAAGTCGACTTCTTCGCGAAGCACGGCTTCGTCGAGATCGGTGAGACCCCGGTCGACGGAGATGTGTACAGCGAGCTCCTCCGTTCCTATGACGAGGGCGTCGCCGAGTTCCTCGGTCTCGAACGAGTGAAGCCGAACACCTTGGGCAACAGCCGCATGCTTCTGCACCTGTGA
- a CDS encoding histone-like nucleoid-structuring protein Lsr2 has translation MAQKVQVLLVDDLDGVEADETVTFALDGKTYEIDLTTANAEKLRGLLEPYTAGGRRTGGRTTGGRGKGRVAAGSPDTAKIRAWAKENGYDVNDRGRVPATVKAAYEDANR, from the coding sequence GTGGCACAGAAGGTTCAGGTCCTTCTTGTCGACGACCTCGACGGCGTCGAGGCGGACGAGACGGTGACGTTCGCGCTGGACGGCAAGACCTACGAGATCGACCTCACCACCGCAAACGCGGAAAAGCTCCGCGGCCTGCTCGAGCCGTACACCGCGGGTGGTCGTCGTACCGGTGGCCGCACCACCGGTGGGCGCGGCAAGGGCCGCGTCGCGGCCGGCAGCCCCGACACGGCCAAGATTCGCGCGTGGGCCAAGGAGAACGGCTACGACGTGAACGACCGCGGCCGCGTCCCGGCCACCGTCAAGGCCGCCTACGAGGACGCGAACCGCTGA